The Candidatus Sysuiplasma jiujiangense genome includes the window CAGAACATCTCAATGCCTTCAGCGCTTGCCGCGTTCGAAACATGCCTCCACTATCTTCATTCTCACGCCATTGCTGCGATGACCTCCCTTAAGGCGCGTGCATCCGGATATTGCTACTGGCACATATGGAGTAACATGCAGGACGGGGATTTAGGCGTGATACGGATACCGTTGTATAGTGTCACCCGAGAAAGAGCGTGCATAAGTATGCATCTGGGAAAATCTGGCTAAGAGGAGAATAGGTGCAGCTGTTAGTGATGCACTTGTTCCGGCACAGTTACGAGCACTCTAACAGCTGCAGATTGAGTCCGGAAACATGTCGTTAAAGAATACTCGGATATATCATTGAAATGGCTACTGGGATACTGCCCGGCAGAAATTGCGTGAATCCTTCTCCATGCTACTACCGCGACATACACGGAATGTGATTTACTTGTGGCAGAAAAATTAACTGTGTTGCTCACACCGGTTAGGCCGCGGTGTTAAGTAACCTATTTTCTATGAATTTATTCTCATTTACCGGTTTGTCTTAACTCCATCTGACGGAATGATATGGTTTTGTATTGCGTTTTCACATGCCATTCTCAACAAATTCGTTTGTCAGTTTATGGCGCGCATTCCCCCTTTGCAGTCACAGGCCTGTATCTTATCAGAGAGTCCCAGTCTAGTTGTACCGGCATGGTGCCGAATCGCTGGTTGACGAATTCATCCAGTCTTAGCCTGAGAGATTCGAAACCTTCCATATCTTTCTTCCTCAACCTGGAAATCCAGTTGTTGAATGACTCTTCAGTTCCAGATTCGCCGACATATATATTGAGAAGCGCGACGACTGCATCGGGAACCAGTCTGGCGGGTACTCTGAGAAGAGGAGTTCCAAATTCAGTTTTCTCATCGCCACTTCCACCGACCAGCATTGCATAGGATGGGACCCATCCCTCCCTGAGTTTAACAGCGCATCCCACAAGTCCAATTGATGCTATCGGATGTTGCCCGCAAGAATTCGGACATCCACTTACCTTGATGGTCACATTCCTCAATTTGCGGTTCATATCGAATCTTTCTTCAAACAGTCTTTTCTGCAATTCTCTGGTTAGCATCCTGGAGTTGGTGAGCGCGAGATTGCACGAAGTCGTTCCGGTGCAGCCGACTGCCGCTGTCACGGTGCATGCACCTCCCTTGTCCAGATGCGATTCATGCAGCTGATCAAAGAGCGGCGCAACATCGCTACCGGAAACAAATCTCAATGCCAGTGTCTGGTTTGGCGTAAGAATTCCAACGTTTTCTTTGGAGAATCTGGCCGTTATCGTGCTCAATATACGTAGTTGCTGAGGAGCAAAGTCTCCTGCGTTTACCAATACATAGACCATATAAAAATTTCTCTGCTTCTGTGTAACTACATTTCCTGAAAACCACCTTTCATAATCCTGTCCCTGTTTGGGCTTAAGTTCATCGCCCACAGCAAAACTACCCGTGTTCCCGTCAATACTGAATGAGAATCCCTTCAAAGTACTCCTTTCTTCAAAGACGAGCCGTCTGAATTCAGCAAATCCCAGGTCCCTAAGCAGATAACGCAGTCTGTTTCTGTACATATGGACTCGATCGCCTTTTCGGTCGAATACCTTTATGATGGCCGCACATGTGGAAAGGAGACGATCAATTGGAGTGA containing:
- a CDS encoding nitrite/sulfite reductase, whose amino-acid sequence is MLNSGIDTHASNAITDEELRELANKLSEYMKGREPEDLRRIRLQNGIYSERLSTGYFMIRIRLPAGRITPEQLEAVADIAETFRLKTIHFTTRQDIQLHWAKTENVVDILKEMRKAGLTSREACYNSVRNVVCSHLAGICVKEPFDISPYARALSDFFLRNPLNQNLPRKFKINLACCPDHWSGVSIADIGIVAALNSVGGMNSMGFRIFVGGGLGSKPYVAEPLEEFTPIDRLLSTCAAIIKVFDRKGDRVHMYRNRLRYLLRDLGFAEFRRLVFEERSTLKGFSFSIDGNTGSFAVGDELKPKQGQDYERWFSGNVVTQKQRNFYMVYVLVNAGDFAPQQLRILSTITARFSKENVGILTPNQTLALRFVSGSDVAPLFDQLHESHLDKGGACTVTAAVGCTGTTSCNLALTNSRMLTRELQKRLFEERFDMNRKLRNVTIKVSGCPNSCGQHPIASIGLVGCAVKLREGWVPSYAMLVGGSGDEKTEFGTPLLRVPARLVPDAVVALLNIYVGESGTEESFNNWISRLRKKDMEGFESLRLRLDEFVNQRFGTMPVQLDWDSLIRYRPVTAKGECAP